A genomic region of Solanum dulcamara chromosome 2, daSolDulc1.2, whole genome shotgun sequence contains the following coding sequences:
- the LOC129870961 gene encoding uncharacterized protein LOC129870961, whose protein sequence is MRLNSTTEYLLVLCKIITVNTVWDLHGEVLVRVENSNIALNDEVEVDSAEEDDITQMIHDACGYMNLDNNATYSEGNEEPNMHATKFYKLLEDGKTELYPGCTKVSKLSFVVKLLHFKSLNHWSNKSMDELLRFFKEVLPEGSFVPRSFYEAKKVLCDLGLGYTKIDAYQNDCILYWSDYVNAQSCPKCSKSRWKSVKLKGKKVAHKVLRYFPIKPRPQRLYMAKETSKKMRWHKEKNIDDDVMRHPSDSIEWKSFNEHHPTFLVELRNVRLGLASDGFQPFGNMSSNHSIWPIILVTYNLPPWDCMKDPYFMMTLLIPGPKSPGNDIDVYLQPMIDELKELWDGVETYDAHSKSNFLMRVALLWMINDFPAYENLSGWSTKGKLACPYFHKDTQSISLRNKLCYMGHRCFLPMNHPWRKNRMLFDGKVEMGIAPRPLTGDEALMQLHELGNVSFGKVQK, encoded by the exons atgaggctcaatagcACAACTGAATATTTACTTGTACTTTGCAAGATAATCACTGTAAACACG GTGTGGGACTTGCATGGAGAAGTGTTGGTTAGAGTTGAAAATTCTAATATCGCACTTAATGATGAAGTAGAAGTTGATAGCGCTGAAGAGGATGACATTACTCAAATGATCCACGATGCTTGTGGATATATGAATCTAGATAATAATGCTACTTATTCGGAGGGAAATGAAGAGCCAAATATGCATGCTACAAAGTTCTACAAATTATTAGAAGATGGTAAGACAGAACTTTATCCTGGTTGCACAAAAGTCTCAAAGTTGTCTTTTGTTGTTAAATTACTTCACTTCAAGTCACTTAACCATTGGAGCAATAAATCAATGGATGAGTTATTAAGGTTCTTTAAAGAAGTTCTTCCTGAGGGATCATTTGTACCTAGGTCTTTCTATGAAGCAAAGAAAGTTCTTTGTGACCTAGGCTTGGGATATACCAAAATAGATGCATACCAGAAtgattgtattttatattggagCGATTATGTCAATGCTCAATCATGTCCTAAGTGTAGCAAGTCTAGATGGAAGTCAGTAAAACTCAAAGGCAAGAAAGTAGCTCATAAAGTGTTGCGATATTTTCCAATCAAACCAAGGCCTCAAAGATTATACATGGCAAAAGAGACATCAAAGAAGATGAGGTGGCACAAGGAGAAGAATATTGATGACGATGTCATGCGTCATCCATCTGACTCAATAGAATGGAAATCTTTCAATGAGCATCATCCTACTTTTTTAGTTGAGTTAAGAAATGTGCGATTAGGTTTAGCAAGTGATGGGTTTCAACCTTTTGGAAATATGAGTTCCAATCATAGTATATGGCCTATCATTCTAGTTACATATAATTTGCCACCATGGGATTGCATGAAAGATCCATATTTCATGATGACACTTCTTATTCCAGGACCTAAGTCTCCAGGGAatgatattgatgtatatttacAACCAATGATTgatgagttgaaagaattatGGGATGGGGTGGAGACTTATGATGCACACTCAAAATCTAATTTTCTTATGCGTGTGGCTCTGCTCTGGATGATTAATGACTTTCCAGCATATGAAAACCTTTCAGGTTGGTCAACCAAAGGCAAGCTTGCATGTCCCTATTTCCATAAAGACACACAATCAATTTCCTTACGCAACAAATTGTGTTATATGGGGCATCGTTGCTTCCTTCCCATGAACCATCCATGGCGTAAAAATAGGATGTTATTTGATGGGAAAGTGGAAATGGGGATCGCACCTAGACCTTTAACAGGTGATGAAGCTCTTATGCAATTACATGAGTTGGGCaatgtgagttttggtaaaGTGCAAAAGTGA